CTGAAACTTATCGGTGCAAGAAGCCGAGTGGAATAAAGCCACAACTGCTGGAAACGTTTGGAACTACGGTGTTTTCCCTGTTGCTGCTTGGAAGCGCGCGCGCGCGCGCTTGAGGGATTGAGCCGCTTGGATCTGCTCGGAGCGATTCTCGCCCGCCGCACTCAGACGCTGCTGCGCGGCTTCGTAGTCCGCGCGGGCAGCTTCTGCGTCAATGCTATCGCCGCGCTCGGCACTGTTAACCAAGACAATCAGCTCGTCATTTTCGACTTCGGCAAAGCCGCCGCCGATCGCCAGCGTGACCCAGTCTTTGCCGGGACGCACGCGCATAACGCCGACATCCAAAGCCGTTAACAGGGGAGCATGTCCGCTAAGAATGCCCAGCTGACCGGTAGTACTCGGCAAAATTGCTTCTTCCGCCGTCGAATCCCACGCCGTTTTGGCCGGGGTCAGGACGCGTACAGTCAAGCTCATAGGTCGTTCTCAATGAAGTCGCGTGTACGAGGGTGGAGGAGAAGCGGGACGCTGCGCGTCCCGCTAGCACTTTGAGACAGCGCTAGAGAGTGTTGTTACTAGGCTTCGCTCTTAAGCTTCTCGGCTTTTGCGATCGCCTGGTCGATGTTGCCCACCAGATAGAACGCCTGCTCGGGCAAGTCGTCCAGTTCGCCGGACAGGATGCGATTGAAACCGTCAATCGTCTCTTCCAGAGTGACGTACTGCCCGGGGGAACCCGTAAACACTTCCGCCACAAAGAATGGCTGCGACAGAAATTTCTCGATCTTGCGCGCCCGGTCCACCGTAAGGCGATCGTCTTCAGAAAGCTCGTCGAGACCCAGAATTGCAATGATATCTTGGAGCTCCTTATATCGCTGCAGCGTAGCTTGCACGTTGCGCGCGGTTTCGTAATGCTCCTTGCCCACAATATCCGGCTGAAGCATCGTCGAGCTGGAGTCGAGGGGGTCTACCGCCGGGTAGATGCCTTTTGAAGCCAACCCGCGCGATAACACCGTCGTTGCATCGAGGTGCGCAAAGGTAGTTGCCGGAGCGGGGTCGGTAAGGTCGTCTGCAGGTACGTAAACCGCTTGGATCGACGTAATTGACCCTTCCTTGGTAGATGTGATGCGCTCTTGCAGGTCGCCCATGTCGGTGCCCAGCGTGGGCTGATAGCCCACTGCCGAGGGCATGCGACCCAACAGTGCAGATACTTCCATACCCGCCTGCACGAAACGAAAAATGTTGTCGATGAACAGTAGCACGTCTTGCTTGGACACGTCCCGGAAGTACTCGGCCATGGTCAAAGCTGTCAGACCGACGCGCATGCGCGCGCCCGGTGGCTCGTTCATCTGACCGTATACCAGTGCGACCTTCGAGTTGGCGAGTTCGTCCTCGTCGATCACTTTGGACTCGGCCATTTCGTTGTAGAGGTCGTTTCCTTCCCGGGTGCGCTCGCCCACACCGCCAAACACCGACACGCCGCCGTGTGCTTTAGCAATGTTGTTGATCAGCTCCATGATGATGACAGTTTTGCCAACACCAGCACCGCCGAAAAGGCCGGTTTTGCCGCCGCGACGATAGGGGGCAATCAGATCGACAACCTTGATGCCCGTCTCAAAAATCGACGGCTTGGTTTCCAAGTCGGTCAATTTGGGAGTAGGGCGGTGAATGGGGGATGCCGACTCAGCAACAACCTCGCCCTTCTGGTCCACCGGCTCACCCAGCACGTTAAAAATCCGACCGAGTGTTGCCTTGCCAACTGGCACGCAAATCGGCGCGCCCGTATCGACGGCATCCATGCCACGGACGAGACCGTCAGTACCGCTCATAGCTACAGCGCGCACCTGGTTATCGCCGAGGAGCTGTTGGACTTCACAGGTGACGGCTACTTCAATGCCGGCTTCGCTTTTTCCTTCAATTCGAAGGGCATTGTAGATCCGCGGCAGATCGCCGCTGGAGAATTCTACGTCAACAACCGGACCGATAACCTGCACGATCCGACCCACGTTTGTCTTTTCTGCAGTGCTGACCATGCCTACCTCATTATGGCTTGCTGCTGTTTTTCCGGGCGAAGGCTCGAAAGCTTAACCTATTGTAAAAATCGCCACCCTACACATTATCACCGAAGCGACCCTTCCGTTCTGCCGAACCCCAGACACGGAAGAACCTCGCCGGCGATCCCATCAGTTTGGACAAATCGCCGGGCAAATC
This region of Rubidibacter lacunae KORDI 51-2 genomic DNA includes:
- the atpC gene encoding ATP synthase F1 subunit epsilon; amino-acid sequence: MSLTVRVLTPAKTAWDSTAEEAILPSTTGQLGILSGHAPLLTALDVGVMRVRPGKDWVTLAIGGGFAEVENDELIVLVNSAERGDSIDAEAARADYEAAQQRLSAAGENRSEQIQAAQSLKRARARFQAATGKTP
- the atpD gene encoding F0F1 ATP synthase subunit beta gives rise to the protein MVSTAEKTNVGRIVQVIGPVVDVEFSSGDLPRIYNALRIEGKSEAGIEVAVTCEVQQLLGDNQVRAVAMSGTDGLVRGMDAVDTGAPICVPVGKATLGRIFNVLGEPVDQKGEVVAESASPIHRPTPKLTDLETKPSIFETGIKVVDLIAPYRRGGKTGLFGGAGVGKTVIIMELINNIAKAHGGVSVFGGVGERTREGNDLYNEMAESKVIDEDELANSKVALVYGQMNEPPGARMRVGLTALTMAEYFRDVSKQDVLLFIDNIFRFVQAGMEVSALLGRMPSAVGYQPTLGTDMGDLQERITSTKEGSITSIQAVYVPADDLTDPAPATTFAHLDATTVLSRGLASKGIYPAVDPLDSSSTMLQPDIVGKEHYETARNVQATLQRYKELQDIIAILGLDELSEDDRLTVDRARKIEKFLSQPFFVAEVFTGSPGQYVTLEETIDGFNRILSGELDDLPEQAFYLVGNIDQAIAKAEKLKSEA